The Candidatus Kapaibacterium sp. genome has a segment encoding these proteins:
- a CDS encoding FtsQ-type POTRA domain-containing protein, with protein MREWREYSSRLRGVEGASRSRVAPSGRKTQKRGVLPYVGAAVGLVAVAILVAVAWWQRQPIQRVSFEGVHHVDTTELLALLPTAQRLHGQVDLEQWRAALQQHPLIASVDVYWSAPGVVQVAVQERDIVAALQVANGVRLLDATGAVLPVPSQWLLTQIPRVELPSEGTAARDAVLHLLRHVPRDSVAVIRWDEFCGWNVQLRNGTVLCIGDTGRVLSKWRQWLHFRRFAASDLPLWVDLRWRGVVVVRPLVQQETALQ; from the coding sequence ATGAGGGAGTGGCGAGAATACAGCTCGCGTCTGCGAGGGGTGGAGGGCGCATCCCGTTCGAGGGTGGCCCCTTCTGGGCGAAAGACCCAGAAGAGGGGGGTGCTACCTTACGTGGGGGCGGCTGTAGGACTCGTCGCAGTGGCCATTCTCGTGGCCGTTGCTTGGTGGCAGCGGCAGCCCATCCAGCGGGTTTCCTTCGAGGGTGTTCACCACGTAGATACAACGGAGCTGCTGGCGCTGTTGCCAACAGCACAGCGTCTCCACGGGCAGGTAGACTTAGAACAGTGGCGTGCGGCGCTCCAGCAACACCCGTTGATTGCCTCCGTTGATGTTTACTGGAGTGCTCCTGGGGTAGTCCAAGTGGCTGTCCAGGAGCGGGACATCGTGGCTGCACTTCAGGTGGCCAACGGTGTTCGGCTGCTGGATGCGACGGGAGCGGTGCTGCCTGTGCCGTCCCAGTGGCTTCTGACCCAGATTCCGAGGGTTGAGCTTCCTTCAGAGGGGACAGCGGCAAGGGATGCTGTCCTCCACCTCCTCCGTCACGTTCCACGTGACTCTGTTGCCGTCATCCGTTGGGATGAGTTCTGCGGCTGGAATGTCCAGCTGCGTAATGGAACTGTCCTCTGCATCGGCGATACTGGGCGGGTGCTCAGCAAATGGCGCCAGTGGCTGCACTTTCGACGGTTCGCTGCCTCTGATCTGCCACTGTGGGTGGACCTGCGCTGGCGAGGGGTTGTCGTCGTACGGCCACTAGTCCAACAGGAGACAGCATTGCAATGA
- a CDS encoding Crp/Fnr family transcriptional regulator: MARQVAVPTCEYCPLRSHNALRTLEQGEATALDEVKGCYFYRRGEIIFREGSYPAGIYCVHQGAVKLYRSDALGNLVIVRLAKQGDLLGYRALLSNEHYTATAEALEDCIVCFIPRPTFFEVLRRNAGLMAAITELLARDLRTAESRLASLAQKTVPQRLAEILLYLRELFGEDESGALKTSMTRRELAELVGTAPETVIRLLSDFQRKGLVSVDHRHIRVLDPVGLAHVAELYD; this comes from the coding sequence ATGGCGCGGCAGGTTGCCGTCCCAACGTGTGAGTACTGTCCCCTACGCTCCCACAACGCTCTCCGGACCCTTGAGCAGGGTGAGGCTACTGCACTAGACGAGGTCAAAGGGTGTTATTTCTACCGGCGTGGTGAGATTATCTTTCGCGAGGGGAGCTATCCGGCTGGCATCTACTGCGTCCACCAAGGTGCTGTGAAGCTCTACCGGAGCGACGCGCTCGGGAACTTGGTCATTGTGCGCCTTGCCAAGCAAGGGGACCTCTTAGGCTACCGTGCCCTACTCAGCAACGAGCATTACACAGCCACGGCTGAAGCGCTGGAGGACTGCATCGTCTGCTTCATCCCACGGCCGACTTTCTTCGAGGTACTCCGCCGCAATGCAGGCCTAATGGCTGCTATAACGGAGCTGTTAGCACGCGACCTACGTACGGCCGAAAGCCGGCTGGCCTCGTTGGCCCAGAAGACAGTACCGCAGCGTCTGGCCGAAATCCTCCTCTACCTTCGGGAGCTTTTCGGCGAGGACGAGTCGGGAGCCCTCAAGACCAGCATGACGCGTCGCGAGTTAGCAGAGTTGGTTGGTACCGCTCCCGAGACGGTCATCCGTTTGCTGAGCGACTTCCAGCGGAAGGGACTGGTGTCGGTTGATCATCGCCACATTCGGGTACTGGACCCAGTAGGCTTGGCACACGTGGCAGAGCTCTACGACTGA
- a CDS encoding methylamine utilization protein, with protein MREALRSGPVLLAAVIGLHCSYPSLPPTEAPEFAEVRPPAGFPPIPVPPDNPLTPERIALGRLLFYDSALSPTGTVACASCHRQQYAFADSRSLSPGTHGRKHWRNTPSLANAVYVPTLLRDGASNSLEQEILAVLTSPLGFGWTDTTALSNRLQRHPSYREAFRRAFGTAPSAMLAAKALAAFVRALLSGSSPYDRFRAGDSSALSPQQHQGMQLFFRVGCAECHPPPLFTDHRFHCNGLLAHYWDAGRAGVTGRPADYARFRTPSLRNVAVTAPYLHDGSLGTLHEVLQRYNRGGYPVASKDPRIRPLGLSAEEVEALAAFLHSLTDSSLLHNPLYGPPR; from the coding sequence ATGAGGGAGGCACTCCGTAGCGGCCCCGTCTTGCTTGCTGCGGTTATCGGCCTCCACTGCTCGTATCCCTCGCTACCTCCCACAGAAGCCCCGGAATTCGCAGAAGTTCGCCCTCCCGCAGGCTTCCCTCCCATCCCGGTACCACCAGACAACCCGCTAACACCCGAACGGATCGCCCTCGGACGCCTTCTCTTCTACGACTCAGCCCTATCGCCGACCGGGACTGTGGCCTGCGCCTCATGCCACCGACAGCAGTATGCCTTTGCTGATTCTAGATCCCTTAGCCCCGGCACTCACGGCCGTAAGCACTGGCGGAATACCCCCTCATTAGCAAACGCTGTTTACGTCCCCACGCTCCTACGGGACGGGGCATCCAACAGCTTGGAGCAGGAAATCCTTGCAGTCCTCACCTCACCCCTCGGGTTTGGCTGGACAGACACCACCGCGCTATCGAACCGGCTACAGCGGCATCCAAGCTACAGAGAAGCGTTCCGCCGTGCCTTTGGGACCGCCCCTTCAGCAATGCTGGCAGCAAAAGCATTAGCAGCTTTCGTCCGAGCGCTTTTGAGCGGAAGTTCGCCCTATGACCGCTTCCGCGCTGGGGATTCTTCCGCGCTGAGTCCTCAGCAACACCAGGGCATGCAGCTCTTCTTCCGCGTGGGTTGTGCTGAGTGCCATCCCCCACCCCTCTTTACTGACCACCGTTTTCACTGCAATGGACTGCTGGCCCACTACTGGGACGCGGGCCGAGCTGGCGTTACAGGCCGGCCGGCTGACTACGCTCGCTTCCGCACTCCCAGCCTCCGTAACGTCGCAGTTACCGCTCCGTACCTACACGATGGCTCTCTCGGCACTCTCCATGAGGTCCTACAGCGCTACAACCGTGGCGGCTATCCCGTCGCCTCCAAGGACCCGCGCATTCGCCCCTTGGGACTCTCAGCGGAAGAAGTAGAGGCCCTCGCAGCGTTTCTGCACAGCCTCACGGATTCCTCGCTCCTCCACAATCCCCTCTATGGCCCACCACGGTAA
- the ftsA gene encoding cell division protein FtsA has translation MRREMNRQQQTQDIVVGLDIGTTKVCALVAQRQPESRELQVLGIGTAASEGLNRGVVVNIEKTIHSITRAVEQAEQRSGIRIERVTVGIAGDHVRAQQTHSVVAISNPHRVITADDVARLLEEARRVALPPDRVILHLIPQEYIVDGQDGISDPVGMSGVRMEARVCIVTALSTALQNLFRCVERAGLHVEHVVLQPLASSYAVLEPEEREVGVALVDIGGGTTDIAIFEEGVLRYTAMFGIAGRQITDDIRRGLGIIAAQAEEIKQRYGHALSESILHDELFSIPGIGGRRPMEISKSLLCQIIQPRVEEILEFVLGEIHRAGYLNRLPAGVVLTGGTALLRGVDELAQRVLQMPVKIGFPTACGGLASEIAHPMYSTAVGLVLFALEQRNQPQPRKRSLFQRLKALFTEW, from the coding sequence ATGAGGCGCGAGATGAACCGCCAACAGCAGACGCAGGATATCGTTGTCGGCTTAGATATCGGCACCACAAAGGTCTGCGCCTTGGTTGCCCAGCGCCAGCCAGAGAGCAGGGAGCTACAAGTGCTTGGTATCGGTACTGCTGCCAGTGAAGGTCTAAACCGCGGTGTGGTCGTCAACATCGAGAAGACCATCCACTCGATTACGCGGGCGGTAGAACAGGCCGAGCAGCGCTCGGGTATTCGAATTGAGCGCGTCACCGTTGGGATTGCCGGAGACCATGTGCGGGCTCAGCAGACGCACAGCGTCGTTGCCATCTCCAATCCCCATCGAGTCATCACAGCCGATGACGTTGCCCGGCTGTTGGAGGAGGCCCGGAGGGTTGCATTGCCACCGGATCGGGTGATTCTCCACCTCATCCCCCAAGAGTACATCGTGGACGGCCAGGACGGCATCTCCGATCCGGTCGGAATGAGCGGAGTCCGTATGGAAGCGCGAGTCTGCATCGTTACGGCATTATCGACAGCACTCCAGAACCTCTTTCGGTGTGTTGAGCGTGCTGGACTCCACGTGGAGCACGTCGTGCTTCAGCCCCTTGCCAGCAGTTATGCTGTCTTAGAGCCTGAGGAGCGCGAGGTTGGAGTGGCGCTAGTGGACATTGGTGGGGGCACGACCGACATCGCCATTTTCGAGGAGGGGGTGTTGCGGTATACGGCAATGTTTGGGATTGCCGGGCGACAGATCACCGATGACATCCGACGTGGCCTCGGGATTATTGCAGCGCAGGCTGAGGAGATCAAGCAGCGCTACGGACACGCTCTGTCGGAGAGCATCCTCCACGACGAGCTCTTCTCTATCCCCGGCATCGGGGGACGGAGGCCGATGGAGATTAGCAAGAGCCTCCTCTGCCAGATCATCCAACCGCGCGTGGAGGAGATCCTGGAGTTCGTGCTCGGAGAGATACACCGTGCTGGATATCTCAACCGGCTGCCGGCTGGGGTGGTGCTGACGGGCGGGACAGCTCTTCTACGAGGCGTCGACGAGTTAGCGCAACGGGTCCTCCAGATGCCGGTCAAGATTGGCTTCCCGACGGCCTGTGGCGGCCTAGCCTCGGAGATAGCTCATCCAATGTACTCAACCGCTGTTGGGCTGGTCTTGTTTGCTTTAGAGCAGCGAAACCAGCCACAGCCTCGGAAGCGCTCACTCTTCCAGCGTCTGAAAGCACTCTTCACGGAGTGGTAG
- the thyX gene encoding FAD-dependent thymidylate synthase has protein sequence MRPEVAALLGKEFRCLDKGFVRLVDVMGDDAAVVQAARVSYGEGTRTVSDDRKLIRYLMRHRHTSPFEMVEFKFHVKLPIFVARQWIRHRTANVNEYSGRYSVMREEFYVPELSQLRPQHPINKQGRAEEPFPLEIARALQERIQHTQAQLYAEYQFLLQQNLARELARITLPLSVYTEWYWKIDLHNLFHFLRLRLDDHAQYELRVYAQAIAEIVKVVVPLCWEAFEDYVLNALTFSRLEQRALARLLRGEPLTEQLLEESGLQGREAREFRAKVHQILSMNDEGGTP, from the coding sequence ATGCGACCTGAGGTTGCCGCCCTCTTAGGCAAAGAATTCCGCTGCCTCGACAAGGGCTTCGTGCGGCTCGTGGATGTTATGGGAGATGACGCTGCAGTAGTCCAGGCTGCCCGTGTCTCATACGGCGAAGGAACTCGCACCGTTAGCGATGACCGCAAGCTTATTCGCTACCTCATGCGCCACCGCCACACTTCTCCGTTCGAGATGGTGGAGTTCAAGTTCCACGTCAAGCTCCCCATCTTCGTAGCGCGGCAGTGGATTCGGCACCGGACTGCGAACGTCAACGAGTACAGCGGTCGCTACTCCGTTATGCGGGAGGAGTTCTACGTGCCGGAGCTCTCCCAGCTCCGTCCACAACATCCCATCAACAAGCAAGGCCGTGCCGAAGAACCCTTTCCCCTAGAGATTGCCCGAGCACTGCAGGAACGGATTCAGCACACACAGGCTCAGCTATATGCCGAGTACCAGTTCCTGCTGCAGCAAAACCTTGCCCGCGAACTCGCCCGGATTACGCTGCCCCTGTCGGTGTACACGGAGTGGTACTGGAAGATCGACCTGCACAACCTCTTCCACTTCCTGCGCCTGCGGTTGGATGACCATGCCCAGTATGAGCTCCGCGTCTACGCACAGGCAATTGCCGAGATCGTCAAGGTCGTCGTCCCCCTCTGTTGGGAGGCTTTTGAGGACTACGTCCTCAACGCCCTCACCTTCTCCCGCCTCGAGCAGCGGGCGTTAGCCCGTCTACTCCGCGGAGAACCTCTCACGGAACAGCTTCTAGAGGAATCTGGACTCCAGGGGCGTGAAGCCCGGGAATTCCGGGCAAAGGTACACCAAATCCTCAGCATGAACGATGAGGGAGGCACTCCGTAG
- the ftsZ gene encoding cell division protein FtsZ, which yields MIALEPTIRHGACLRVIGIGGAGGNAINTMIERGLRSVDFIAANTDIQALAVNRAPVKIQLGKELTRGLGSGSDPAVGRQATEESADEIRDALVGSDMVFITAGMGGGTGTGGAPVVARIAQELGALVVAIVTKPFQWEARHRMQVAEAGIAELRKHVDALIIVPNQRLLSIIDRNTSVREAFQRVDEVLYNATRGIADIVAGCGYINVDFADVRTIMKGMGDALMGMGWGRGEHRAIEAVQAALNSPLLEGITIAGARGVLVNITGGSDLAMYEVSEAMQLIEEAAGSEANIIHGIVMRDEPCEEISITLVATGFATSAVSVSELHVQEAFPAMQEAAAVATSGGYPRQAIPASSPVGAQELQMYDEPAFLRRGSVRVVSASSSVLEQPAFLRKLVD from the coding sequence ATGATCGCTTTGGAACCAACGATACGGCATGGTGCCTGCCTTCGAGTGATCGGTATTGGAGGCGCTGGCGGGAATGCCATCAATACGATGATTGAACGTGGCCTTCGGAGCGTTGATTTCATCGCGGCGAACACGGATATCCAAGCGTTGGCAGTCAATCGGGCACCGGTCAAAATCCAACTGGGCAAAGAGTTAACGCGAGGCCTGGGATCAGGTTCTGATCCTGCTGTAGGGCGGCAGGCAACGGAGGAGAGCGCTGACGAGATTCGCGATGCTCTGGTTGGCAGCGATATGGTCTTCATTACGGCTGGTATGGGGGGCGGTACAGGAACAGGGGGAGCACCGGTTGTGGCCCGTATTGCGCAGGAGCTGGGTGCATTAGTGGTGGCTATTGTGACGAAGCCCTTCCAGTGGGAGGCACGGCATCGGATGCAAGTTGCAGAGGCTGGGATCGCTGAGCTGCGGAAGCATGTGGATGCTCTCATCATCGTGCCCAACCAGCGTCTCCTCAGCATCATTGACCGGAATACCAGCGTCCGGGAGGCCTTCCAGCGGGTTGACGAGGTGCTCTACAACGCAACCCGCGGAATTGCAGATATCGTCGCGGGCTGCGGCTACATCAACGTCGATTTCGCCGATGTGCGGACGATCATGAAGGGCATGGGAGATGCCCTCATGGGGATGGGCTGGGGACGCGGTGAACACCGGGCTATTGAGGCAGTTCAGGCTGCTCTCAATTCACCGCTCCTGGAGGGGATTACCATTGCAGGGGCGCGTGGAGTGCTGGTCAACATTACTGGCGGCTCGGACCTGGCGATGTATGAAGTCTCGGAGGCTATGCAGCTCATTGAGGAAGCTGCTGGCAGTGAAGCTAACATCATCCACGGCATCGTCATGAGGGATGAACCCTGCGAGGAGATTAGCATCACCTTGGTAGCGACGGGCTTTGCGACGTCTGCTGTATCGGTCTCTGAGCTGCACGTCCAGGAAGCATTCCCTGCGATGCAAGAGGCTGCTGCTGTCGCTACTAGCGGAGGCTATCCTCGTCAAGCCATCCCTGCTTCCAGTCCCGTCGGCGCGCAGGAGCTTCAGATGTACGACGAGCCTGCTTTCTTGCGGCGCGGTAGCGTACGG
- a CDS encoding glycoside hydrolase family 57 protein, translated as MLPLRVVFLWHYHQPDYRWQGRALLPWVRLRAVKDYLPLFRFFAELADFRCVFNVVPSLLQQLVDYAAGHPLDTMEELSLWASAGGPEQQRQPYWKMVEPPRPLLRRFPELEAIWQRWQAGELLEEQEWRDLQMWLQLVWMAPHRSAMPVVDEWFRRARGFRGDDLCMLVRLQRALAGEALSALRWAIGNGGIELSCSPFYHPVLPLVCDTDAARESDPELPLPHPPFRFPADTWMHCVRARQLCWMLLGRVPEGMWPPEGALSTEALHWMAASGVRWTATDEVQLFRSLPSAPTLQKYLPHRILTPAGPLVVFFRDRELSDVISFRYWEWGPERAVEDLFRHLWDIRSELLRTYGEGIMRVASVMIAVDGENCWDSYPDDGVSFLRALVERFRTEPWVTTATCQDVLKEAEEGELPKLPRFHTGSWVEGSLRIWIGTEQHNEAWELLRTAREELEATRHRLPPEVWKRAYEHLLVAEGSDWFWWLSPEHPTPAAPVFRELFRRHVAAALDYTRGL; from the coding sequence ATGTTGCCATTACGTGTTGTCTTCCTGTGGCACTACCATCAGCCGGACTACCGCTGGCAGGGGCGAGCGCTGCTGCCATGGGTGCGGCTGCGGGCAGTGAAGGACTACCTACCGCTATTCCGCTTCTTCGCTGAACTTGCGGATTTCCGCTGCGTCTTCAACGTCGTGCCTTCCCTGCTGCAGCAACTGGTGGACTATGCTGCTGGGCATCCCTTGGACACGATGGAAGAGCTGAGCCTTTGGGCAAGTGCGGGTGGTCCTGAGCAACAGCGCCAGCCATACTGGAAGATGGTTGAACCGCCGCGCCCGCTCCTCCGGCGCTTTCCAGAGTTGGAAGCCATATGGCAACGCTGGCAGGCGGGTGAGCTGCTCGAAGAGCAGGAGTGGCGTGATCTCCAGATGTGGCTTCAGTTGGTGTGGATGGCTCCGCACCGCTCTGCTATGCCCGTTGTGGACGAATGGTTTCGGCGGGCCCGAGGCTTTCGTGGAGATGACCTCTGCATGCTCGTCCGTCTGCAGCGGGCACTGGCGGGAGAAGCATTGTCAGCCTTGCGTTGGGCAATCGGGAACGGCGGTATTGAACTGAGCTGCTCGCCGTTCTACCATCCGGTGCTGCCTCTGGTGTGCGATACCGACGCTGCCAGGGAGAGCGATCCCGAGTTGCCTCTTCCGCATCCTCCTTTCCGCTTTCCGGCTGACACGTGGATGCACTGCGTCCGGGCACGGCAGCTCTGTTGGATGCTGCTCGGCAGAGTTCCTGAGGGAATGTGGCCTCCGGAGGGCGCACTCAGCACAGAGGCACTCCACTGGATGGCAGCCTCCGGGGTTCGATGGACAGCTACAGATGAAGTCCAGCTCTTCCGTTCGCTGCCTTCTGCACCGACGCTACAGAAGTACCTGCCGCATCGCATACTGACCCCAGCAGGGCCACTCGTTGTATTCTTCCGCGATCGTGAACTCTCGGACGTAATCAGCTTCCGGTACTGGGAGTGGGGACCCGAAAGGGCTGTTGAAGACCTCTTCCGCCACCTTTGGGACATCCGCAGCGAATTGCTGCGGACGTATGGAGAAGGCATCATGAGGGTTGCAAGCGTCATGATCGCTGTGGACGGAGAGAACTGCTGGGATAGCTATCCAGACGATGGGGTGTCCTTCTTGCGGGCTCTCGTTGAGCGCTTTAGAACAGAGCCATGGGTAACGACAGCAACTTGCCAAGATGTGCTGAAGGAGGCTGAGGAGGGAGAATTGCCGAAGCTACCGCGGTTCCACACTGGTTCCTGGGTAGAGGGATCTCTGCGCATCTGGATAGGGACAGAGCAACACAATGAGGCTTGGGAGCTACTACGTACTGCGCGTGAGGAGCTGGAAGCGACTCGCCATCGTCTACCACCCGAGGTGTGGAAGAGGGCATACGAGCACCTCCTTGTCGCTGAAGGCTCCGATTGGTTCTGGTGGCTCAGTCCGGAACATCCAACCCCGGCCGCTCCGGTATTTCGCGAGCTCTTCCGGCGGCACGTTGCAGCAGCCTTGGACTATACACGTGGCTTGTGA